Proteins from one Escherichia coli genomic window:
- the virB9 gene encoding P-type conjugative transfer protein VirB9, with amino-acid sequence MMKKLTFTALALMMCGAAWAAAIPQASRYDSRVQQVIYNPQNVTVVNTKPGFMTTLVFDNDEAVISAKPGFDEAWEATPDANRVNVRPVALTQGAPGEDGNTTQVVIPPNSRDWHTNMLVVTSKRLYNVELNVIDDKSAQQPAFQVSYRYPGEERDKASREATARQREWEQKQQQASVQKALNSAQTPRNWSYTKYPGKGSFNIVPDFAYDDGRFTFVGFSPSKSIPSVTKELNGKEHVVNSSIQKKGDFTVLVIQEVTPRLVLRSGNAVVGLENSGFGKVHAADGSTVSRQVERVEKPESN; translated from the coding sequence ATGATGAAAAAGTTAACGTTTACCGCACTGGCACTGATGATGTGCGGCGCGGCATGGGCTGCGGCCATACCGCAGGCAAGCCGCTATGACTCCCGCGTGCAGCAGGTTATCTATAACCCGCAGAACGTCACTGTCGTTAACACCAAACCCGGCTTTATGACAACGCTAGTCTTTGATAACGATGAGGCGGTCATAAGCGCCAAACCTGGCTTTGATGAGGCGTGGGAAGCCACGCCGGATGCAAACCGGGTCAACGTTCGCCCGGTCGCGCTCACGCAGGGAGCGCCCGGAGAAGATGGCAACACAACGCAGGTCGTGATCCCCCCGAACAGCCGGGACTGGCATACCAATATGCTGGTTGTCACCAGTAAGCGCCTGTACAACGTCGAGCTGAACGTCATCGATGATAAATCGGCACAACAACCCGCTTTCCAGGTGAGCTATCGCTATCCGGGCGAAGAACGGGACAAAGCGAGCCGGGAGGCGACGGCCAGACAGCGCGAGTGGGAGCAGAAACAGCAACAGGCCAGCGTCCAGAAAGCGCTGAACTCGGCGCAGACGCCCCGCAACTGGAGTTACACCAAATATCCGGGCAAAGGCAGTTTCAACATTGTTCCCGATTTTGCTTACGACGATGGCCGCTTTACGTTCGTGGGCTTCTCCCCGTCTAAGTCCATTCCTTCCGTCACCAAAGAGCTGAACGGCAAAGAGCATGTGGTTAACAGCAGTATCCAGAAGAAAGGCGATTTCACCGTACTGGTGATTCAGGAGGTGACGCCACGCCTAGTACTGCGTTCCGGTAATGCCGTTGTGGGTCTGGAAAATAGCGGATTTGGCAAGGTACACGCCGCCGATGGTTCCACCGTATCCCGGCAGGTGGAAAGAGTGGAAAAACCGGAATCCAATTAA
- a CDS encoding HNH endonuclease — protein MLFSYTYVPHKMEKMQAFIDFIFYEVWCKARVRGPFCLKLFEANAELYEVMEDFSSSDTQGAVFFYNHVEKIYGLFSSLTEVQIDQFKQWYQGNNDLEKICANDPSIQVVRYSDIAIHHKDIAEQLAVFFKGLYSQSLLDLAVLRAKIGDIHDHYQSFAAVNKAGKCPFCGIGDIKGGNHSKREAYDHYLPKALYPFNSINFHNLAPACHECNSTYKLSKDPIQSGALRRKAFNPFASVDHVIQLQITLQHANIDALEPADIIIQFGPDTLEEELETWKDLYGIEERYKAKVCAENDGKYWLTQVLDEWKEEGLSPTEFMRTLARQAKKKPYAECNFLKEPFLKACHRIGVF, from the coding sequence ATGCTGTTTTCATATACCTATGTGCCACACAAAATGGAAAAGATGCAGGCATTCATTGATTTTATTTTTTATGAGGTATGGTGCAAAGCGCGGGTAAGAGGGCCTTTTTGTCTTAAACTGTTTGAAGCTAACGCAGAATTGTATGAAGTGATGGAGGATTTTTCTTCCTCGGATACACAAGGTGCTGTTTTCTTTTATAACCATGTAGAGAAAATTTATGGCTTGTTTTCGTCACTGACTGAGGTACAAATCGATCAGTTTAAACAGTGGTATCAAGGGAATAATGATCTGGAAAAAATATGTGCTAATGACCCTTCAATACAAGTTGTCCGTTATTCCGATATTGCCATTCACCACAAAGATATAGCAGAACAACTTGCTGTTTTCTTTAAGGGCTTATACTCACAGTCACTGCTTGATCTCGCTGTACTGCGTGCCAAGATCGGTGATATACACGATCACTATCAATCTTTTGCAGCAGTGAACAAGGCGGGTAAATGTCCTTTTTGTGGTATTGGAGATATAAAGGGTGGGAACCATAGCAAGCGCGAGGCCTATGACCATTATTTGCCCAAAGCTTTATATCCATTTAATTCGATAAATTTCCATAATCTTGCTCCGGCCTGTCATGAGTGCAATAGCACATATAAGTTATCCAAAGATCCTATTCAGAGCGGCGCTCTTCGTCGTAAGGCCTTCAATCCATTTGCCTCAGTGGATCATGTAATTCAATTACAGATTACTCTACAACATGCAAATATCGATGCGCTTGAGCCTGCTGATATTATTATACAGTTCGGTCCCGATACGCTGGAGGAGGAACTAGAAACATGGAAAGACTTGTACGGTATAGAAGAACGTTATAAAGCCAAAGTTTGTGCAGAAAATGACGGTAAATACTGGCTTACTCAGGTGCTAGATGAGTGGAAGGAGGAGGGGTTGAGTCCTACCGAATTCATGAGAACATTAGCACGTCAAGCGAAAAAGAAGCCTTATGCTGAATGCAATTTCCTTAAAGAACCTTTTCTTAAAGCTTGCCATCGAATAGGTGTTTTTTGA
- the mobC gene encoding MobC family replication-relaxation protein, translating into MLISSFHERQTRNNEKIKQLLNFLKEETYSDFKTLMLLFGFRDHKSLYSLLAKTERMGLIQKHVLESRTMKISLWGITSDGLAVVLTPDDKIFPPRFEPSKITGWTLEHHLDNQAARLILEKKGASGWINGDRATFLSQYQVKHRPDGLIILPGSTVIAIETERRLKTRARYQSIIASHLLARTRKLWIHVFYVIPDPQKKRALELLFDSIRHVIINHQHVPLEERHRRVFRIYTLDELKRLSLDSYT; encoded by the coding sequence ATGCTGATTTCATCATTTCACGAGCGCCAGACGCGTAACAACGAAAAAATAAAACAACTGCTGAACTTCCTGAAAGAAGAAACTTACAGTGATTTTAAAACTCTGATGCTGTTATTTGGTTTCCGGGATCATAAGTCGCTTTATTCGCTACTGGCAAAAACAGAGCGAATGGGGTTAATCCAGAAGCATGTGCTTGAATCACGAACAATGAAGATTTCATTATGGGGGATCACCAGCGACGGGCTGGCGGTGGTGTTAACCCCGGATGATAAAATCTTTCCTCCTCGGTTTGAACCATCAAAAATCACCGGCTGGACGCTGGAACACCATCTTGATAATCAGGCCGCCAGGCTTATTCTGGAGAAGAAAGGCGCGTCGGGATGGATTAACGGCGACCGGGCCACCTTTCTCAGCCAGTATCAGGTAAAACATCGCCCGGACGGGTTGATCATCTTGCCTGGCAGCACCGTGATCGCCATTGAAACCGAGCGTCGCCTGAAAACCCGAGCCCGCTACCAGTCGATTATTGCCAGCCACCTGCTGGCCCGTACCCGCAAACTGTGGATTCATGTTTTTTATGTCATTCCTGACCCACAGAAAAAACGGGCACTTGAGCTCCTATTTGACAGCATCAGACATGTCATCATCAACCATCAGCACGTCCCGCTGGAAGAACGCCACCGTCGGGTATTTCGCATTTATACCCTTGATGAATTAAAGCGCTTGTCATTAGACAGCTATACGTAA
- a CDS encoding ArdC family protein, with amino-acid sequence MTISLYTSRTSAPNTAAATSVSSLEQSGSSKTKFSKTRTDIYQTVTDSIIAALEAGVKPWSCPWLRVSGMSGLPSNYATGTAYSGMNIMLLWCSASKQGFSDSRWMTYKQAQAAGGQVRKGEHGTTAIFYTTLEKENDAGEVEQIPMLKTFTVFNVQQIDGLPLTTETVSPEATFNPLPQAENLLRKSGANIIEKGQNAFFSPSTDEVWLPERHLFSDAANFYATGLHELVHWSGGKKRLNREMKGKFGSADYAEEELVAELGSAFLMADLGIEGEVQHESYIASWLKALKNDKRYIFKAVSAASKAHSYLMDKL; translated from the coding sequence ATGACGATTTCCCTTTATACCTCCCGGACAAGCGCCCCTAACACCGCAGCGGCGACCAGCGTATCCTCGCTGGAGCAGTCAGGCTCCTCAAAAACGAAATTTTCTAAAACCAGAACGGATATTTATCAGACCGTTACCGACAGCATCATTGCAGCGCTGGAAGCCGGTGTAAAACCGTGGTCCTGCCCGTGGCTGCGTGTATCCGGCATGTCTGGACTGCCATCCAATTACGCCACTGGCACGGCTTACAGCGGAATGAATATCATGTTGCTGTGGTGCAGCGCATCTAAACAGGGTTTCAGCGATTCCCGCTGGATGACTTACAAACAGGCACAGGCAGCAGGTGGACAGGTTCGCAAGGGTGAACATGGCACAACAGCCATTTTCTATACGACCCTGGAAAAGGAAAACGACGCCGGAGAGGTTGAACAAATTCCGATGCTGAAAACTTTCACCGTGTTTAACGTTCAGCAAATCGACGGTTTGCCCCTGACAACTGAAACAGTCAGCCCGGAAGCTACATTTAACCCGTTGCCGCAGGCTGAGAACCTGTTACGGAAGAGTGGCGCAAACATCATCGAGAAAGGACAAAACGCCTTTTTCAGCCCATCAACTGATGAAGTCTGGTTACCGGAGCGCCATTTGTTTTCGGATGCGGCTAACTTCTACGCTACCGGTCTGCATGAGCTGGTTCACTGGAGCGGGGGTAAAAAACGCCTGAACCGTGAAATGAAAGGGAAGTTTGGCAGTGCGGATTATGCAGAGGAAGAACTTGTCGCGGAGCTGGGAAGTGCCTTTCTGATGGCTGATCTTGGCATTGAGGGAGAGGTACAACATGAAAGCTATATTGCTTCCTGGCTGAAAGCGCTGAAAAACGACAAGCGTTATATTTTCAAAGCGGTCAGCGCCGCCTCTAAAGCGCATTCTTATCTGATGGATAAACTCTGA
- the virB11 gene encoding P-type DNA transfer ATPase VirB11, producing the protein MTAKNISLDRYKQRFFGDFLELPGLTEIAVNRPGELYTKINGVWEQHAVPLSYEDCYNFARCLAKHHGDNIEDIKPGLSATLESGERCQVIVPPACERDTVSITIRKPSKVQIPHQSYIDAGFYNRVTGEEKTETHDEELIALYNTKNIPLFMEKCVEYGKTLAVAGETSTGKTTYMKMLIGYIPVHLRISTIEDNPEITFFIHKNYVHLFYPSESSDEKGSIVTPASLLRWNYRMNPDRILLTEVRGAEAWDFLKITGSGHEGSMTSIHAGSAKEAIYGFITRCYENPQCAQLPYTFMLRKVLDSLDVIVSIDLDGNVRRMNDIYFRPIHRNQYFEEMKA; encoded by the coding sequence ATGACCGCTAAGAATATTTCCCTCGACCGCTATAAACAGCGTTTCTTTGGCGACTTTCTAGAGCTTCCCGGCCTGACGGAGATCGCCGTCAATCGTCCAGGTGAGCTGTATACCAAAATCAACGGCGTATGGGAGCAGCACGCCGTTCCTTTGTCCTATGAGGATTGCTACAACTTTGCCCGGTGCCTGGCAAAGCACCACGGCGACAATATCGAAGATATTAAGCCGGGGCTGTCAGCCACGCTGGAATCTGGCGAACGGTGCCAGGTGATTGTTCCCCCGGCCTGTGAGCGCGATACGGTGTCTATCACCATCCGTAAGCCATCGAAGGTACAAATCCCGCATCAGTCATACATCGATGCGGGATTTTATAACCGGGTAACAGGCGAGGAAAAAACGGAGACGCACGACGAGGAATTAATTGCATTGTACAATACAAAAAATATTCCTCTGTTTATGGAGAAATGCGTCGAGTACGGTAAAACTCTCGCGGTCGCCGGGGAAACAAGCACCGGGAAAACCACCTATATGAAAATGTTGATAGGGTATATTCCTGTACATCTTCGGATATCAACCATTGAGGACAACCCGGAAATCACGTTCTTTATCCATAAAAACTACGTCCATCTTTTTTATCCGTCAGAATCATCAGATGAAAAAGGTTCTATCGTTACCCCGGCGAGCCTTTTACGCTGGAATTACCGTATGAACCCTGACCGCATTTTATTAACAGAGGTTCGCGGTGCGGAAGCCTGGGACTTCCTTAAAATAACAGGTTCCGGCCATGAAGGGAGTATGACCTCCATTCATGCAGGATCAGCGAAAGAAGCTATATATGGGTTTATTACCCGTTGCTATGAAAATCCACAGTGCGCCCAGCTCCCCTATACATTTATGTTACGTAAGGTTCTGGATAGCCTGGACGTGATTGTGAGCATTGATTTAGACGGAAATGTTCGCCGTATGAATGACATCTATTTCCGTCCAATTCATCGAAACCAGTATTTTGAGGAAATGAAAGCATGA
- a CDS encoding restriction system-associated AAA family ATPase, with protein sequence MKLLRLKISDPSGFRSLPCGFEHYFRTEWDLQEELNQHEGFAPFVCAGPNGSGKSNLLEALAAIFFQLEILRVRRSFLPEVLQSTDHDLSPISFELDYLIRVPEEFRISGGQEWAKVSVWKNNGESVRFHWVNQSDFDTNADEVFKGSHADILLPQYVLGYSSGENEILSLPFFKMRFVQFDEYWNALTRQLSYSGHPESRLAYLDSGFSQAILLCNLLFQNETALQPFREDVGIEALREFRIIIRRSIPLAPEQLTSFASEDKNQHQSLDDILNSNPALHVDMDEESGQSYHLNLMQLLEGDDKSSLVVSALKRCASLYYEDECNDTLILDYWVNDATRQAFRENFNGSALALFQAFQVLLTLNLYKVSDNLKTDLYRSTSHYVSETVPTLASDERIMRFKFVRFTKQGVEEPMMLKELSDGEHQLLHSLGLCLLFRETNSLFLLDEPETHFNPHWRASFITRMRQCLCNTENVEQEMLITTHTPFLISDSKPEKVLVFSKDKYSGAVTISIPKYNTLGASINKITMNTFGKRETIGGHAQAVLDDLRRRFNEGIEDKETLITEIDEQLGDSVEKVLLLKAIFDSDNPTNDEV encoded by the coding sequence ATGAAGCTATTACGCCTAAAAATCTCTGATCCGTCCGGCTTCCGTAGTCTGCCCTGTGGTTTTGAACACTATTTTAGAACCGAATGGGATTTACAGGAAGAATTGAATCAACATGAAGGCTTTGCGCCTTTTGTGTGTGCTGGTCCCAACGGCAGTGGTAAATCCAATCTGCTTGAAGCATTAGCAGCTATCTTCTTTCAGTTGGAAATTTTGCGGGTCCGTCGAAGTTTTTTGCCTGAGGTATTGCAAAGTACCGATCATGATTTATCACCAATCTCATTTGAGCTGGATTATCTAATTCGAGTACCAGAAGAGTTTCGAATCTCTGGCGGACAAGAATGGGCAAAAGTCTCCGTGTGGAAAAACAACGGGGAATCTGTGCGTTTCCATTGGGTAAATCAGAGTGACTTTGACACAAATGCTGATGAAGTTTTCAAGGGAAGCCATGCCGATATTCTATTGCCTCAGTATGTGTTGGGCTACTCGTCTGGCGAGAATGAAATTCTCAGTCTACCGTTTTTCAAAATGCGCTTTGTACAGTTCGACGAGTACTGGAATGCCTTGACTCGACAACTGAGCTACTCTGGCCATCCGGAGTCGAGGTTGGCCTATCTTGACAGTGGTTTCAGCCAAGCTATTTTACTTTGTAATCTGCTTTTTCAAAACGAAACTGCGCTTCAACCTTTCCGTGAGGATGTTGGTATAGAGGCGTTGCGGGAGTTTCGTATTATTATCCGTCGCAGTATTCCTCTTGCGCCGGAGCAGTTGACCTCGTTTGCCAGCGAGGATAAAAACCAGCACCAATCACTTGATGACATTTTGAATAGTAACCCTGCTCTGCATGTGGATATGGATGAAGAAAGTGGTCAAAGTTACCATTTAAACCTGATGCAGCTGCTGGAAGGGGATGACAAATCCTCCTTGGTAGTCAGCGCGCTTAAACGCTGCGCTAGCTTGTATTACGAGGACGAGTGTAACGACACTCTAATTCTGGACTACTGGGTTAATGATGCTACTCGACAGGCTTTTCGCGAGAATTTTAATGGTTCGGCACTGGCTCTATTCCAGGCGTTCCAAGTATTGCTGACACTCAATTTGTATAAGGTGAGTGATAATCTCAAAACTGATCTGTATCGCTCAACAAGTCACTATGTCAGTGAAACGGTACCAACGTTGGCGTCCGACGAACGAATTATGCGCTTCAAGTTTGTGCGTTTTACTAAACAAGGAGTGGAAGAGCCAATGATGCTCAAGGAACTCTCGGACGGTGAACACCAATTGCTTCATAGCCTAGGTCTATGTTTACTGTTTAGAGAAACCAACAGCCTGTTTCTGTTAGACGAACCGGAGACTCATTTCAACCCACATTGGCGTGCCAGTTTTATCACTCGGATGCGCCAATGTTTATGTAACACTGAGAATGTGGAGCAGGAAATGTTGATCACTACTCATACACCTTTCCTTATCTCAGATAGTAAACCCGAAAAAGTACTGGTTTTTTCTAAGGATAAATATAGCGGTGCGGTCACAATAAGCATACCTAAATACAACACACTTGGTGCATCAATCAATAAAATTACTATGAATACCTTCGGCAAACGTGAAACTATCGGTGGCCATGCGCAAGCAGTACTGGATGATTTACGCAGACGTTTTAACGAAGGCATTGAAGACAAGGAAACTCTGATCACAGAAATTGATGAACAATTGGGTGACTCGGTGGAAAAAGTATTACTCCTCAAGGCTATTTTTGATAGCGACAATCCAACGAATGACGAGGTTTAG
- a CDS encoding type IV secretory system conjugative DNA transfer family protein codes for MILNKLTASLSPIVNGMLAVLAFVQQKQLVLALLAGLTMPFFASMKSDERQKAPLWKKLIIAFSLLCFLSGTLAPVVIGSFQWLYKIRPTSDNTVLAWSVRIAFTVTGIIFHIMLRRIFTPELDKIKKRLVKKTTLERELRTDVRTVKSLLPETLHYNPLDYIDLNKGIFTGMGRENEPMYLPLKDWQKQHADIIGTTGAGKGVAAGILLYQSILAGEGVFVMDPKDDEWAPHLYRKACEDAGKPFALIDLRKQQYQLNLIEDITPDELEELFVAGFSLAEKGQESDFYRIDDRKAARIAAQFVSDNPSTTIRDVYNGDYVQSIAEKIKAFFGKIEELALLNAINSPEGFSLKHIFDEGGCCYVVGSMRNSKIITAQRMLLVRLYQLAEKRDRVIDVPRPIAVYLSELKYHLSRSALEGLGAARDKGVHIIMDHQSIADLKDCPADLKGDAVVGAVVENAKFKLVYRVMDPDTAEWVARMSGTILVDDELRKAKTDNMLTETIDSERTIRQAERFFIDSNMILNLPDFVSFIFTTKTLPSASLISPIKVRKRQLKTFSVSPDIAATVAPVKIMLDFCEDDKPAMSDVMTTHPALFFDESEVKPVKPKPDDEEHLSPLDF; via the coding sequence ATGATTTTAAATAAGCTTACCGCTTCACTGTCCCCGATAGTGAACGGGATGCTGGCGGTGCTGGCTTTTGTGCAACAGAAACAACTGGTGCTGGCATTATTAGCGGGGCTGACGATGCCGTTTTTTGCATCAATGAAAAGCGATGAACGGCAGAAAGCGCCGCTCTGGAAAAAGCTGATTATTGCTTTTTCCCTGCTGTGTTTTCTCTCCGGCACACTGGCTCCGGTCGTTATCGGATCCTTTCAGTGGCTGTATAAGATCAGACCCACCAGTGATAATACGGTACTGGCGTGGTCAGTACGGATTGCTTTCACTGTAACCGGGATTATTTTTCATATTATGCTTCGCCGGATATTCACACCGGAACTGGACAAAATAAAGAAACGCCTTGTTAAAAAGACCACCCTTGAACGGGAATTGCGCACCGATGTCCGCACCGTAAAGTCCCTGCTGCCGGAAACACTGCATTATAACCCGCTGGATTATATCGACCTGAATAAAGGCATTTTTACCGGCATGGGCAGGGAAAATGAACCAATGTATCTCCCGTTAAAAGACTGGCAGAAACAACACGCGGATATTATCGGCACCACAGGGGCCGGTAAAGGGGTAGCCGCCGGCATATTACTTTATCAAAGTATTCTGGCCGGTGAAGGTGTTTTTGTTATGGACCCCAAAGACGATGAATGGGCACCGCATCTTTACCGCAAAGCCTGCGAGGATGCAGGCAAGCCTTTTGCCTTAATTGACCTGCGAAAACAGCAATACCAGTTAAATCTGATTGAAGATATCACGCCCGATGAGCTGGAAGAATTGTTTGTTGCAGGTTTCAGCCTGGCAGAAAAAGGGCAGGAATCTGATTTTTATCGCATTGATGACCGAAAAGCCGCCCGTATAGCCGCACAATTTGTCAGCGATAATCCATCGACAACAATCCGGGATGTTTATAACGGTGATTACGTTCAGAGTATTGCCGAAAAGATCAAAGCCTTTTTCGGAAAAATTGAGGAACTGGCATTACTCAATGCCATTAACTCACCAGAAGGCTTTTCGCTTAAGCACATATTTGATGAGGGCGGCTGCTGTTATGTTGTCGGCTCCATGCGAAACAGCAAAATTATTACCGCCCAGCGCATGCTACTGGTTCGCCTTTACCAGCTGGCAGAAAAGCGCGATCGAGTAATAGACGTCCCCCGCCCCATTGCTGTTTATCTTTCCGAACTGAAATACCATTTATCCAGGTCAGCACTGGAGGGATTAGGGGCAGCGCGTGATAAAGGCGTGCATATTATTATGGACCACCAGTCCATTGCCGATTTAAAAGACTGCCCGGCAGATTTGAAAGGTGACGCCGTTGTCGGTGCGGTCGTTGAAAATGCCAAATTCAAACTGGTTTACCGGGTTATGGACCCGGATACAGCGGAATGGGTAGCGAGAATGTCAGGCACTATTCTGGTGGATGACGAACTCCGTAAGGCTAAAACAGATAATATGCTCACGGAGACCATCGACAGTGAGCGCACAATCCGCCAGGCCGAACGTTTCTTTATTGACAGCAATATGATCCTGAACCTGCCCGATTTTGTCAGCTTTATCTTTACGACAAAAACGCTACCTTCTGCTTCACTGATCTCGCCGATAAAGGTCAGAAAGCGCCAGCTAAAAACTTTTTCGGTTTCCCCTGATATTGCCGCAACGGTAGCCCCCGTGAAGATCATGCTGGATTTTTGCGAGGATGATAAACCCGCCATGTCGGATGTGATGACAACACACCCGGCTCTTTTCTTCGACGAAAGCGAAGTCAAACCGGTAAAGCCGAAACCTGATGATGAAGAACACCTGTCCCCGCTGGATTTTTAA
- a CDS encoding cag pathogenicity island Cag12 family protein: MIKKLKVIMLAAIVTGCSSPPPPVPVEWDKAAAPLNTSLSQWSDNNVIVPSPTVNGKWTSSISAQSFYDTIWTPAVFYAVAHSTRIVVTAQSGTDFFNAKNWLRQNGAKGVIEYQPVFNCLTCRETTIYFSR; this comes from the coding sequence ATGATAAAGAAACTTAAAGTCATCATGTTGGCAGCAATAGTTACCGGATGTTCATCGCCGCCGCCTCCCGTTCCTGTGGAGTGGGATAAAGCCGCTGCCCCATTAAATACCAGTTTATCGCAATGGAGTGACAATAACGTTATAGTCCCTTCCCCGACAGTTAACGGTAAATGGACATCATCAATCAGCGCACAAAGTTTCTACGATACAATATGGACTCCAGCAGTATTTTACGCAGTCGCCCATTCAACACGAATTGTCGTCACTGCACAATCCGGCACTGATTTCTTTAATGCCAAAAACTGGCTTCGCCAGAATGGCGCAAAAGGCGTTATTGAATACCAGCCTGTCTTTAATTGCCTGACGTGCAGAGAAACCACTATTTATTTCTCTCGCTAA
- a CDS encoding type IV secretion system protein codes for MSEQKLIAESRTFEQQMIERDKRATKAGFVVGGMGLLIAVLALVAVVVMLPLKQTDVELYTLDNHTGRVEHVTRTSKTSLTATEAYQKAMAANYVKVRERYVYPSLQDDYETVQVYNAPQVNDDYLALYAGKNAPDKVYKNGAHTVKVEILSNQITDATAPDRVATIRYKKIIRRLADNSTRNEYWDARFTFHSNPDKEMSDAEREINYFGFTVTSWQTDREIRGGE; via the coding sequence ATGAGTGAACAGAAATTAATAGCTGAATCCCGCACTTTTGAGCAGCAAATGATTGAGCGGGATAAACGCGCCACAAAAGCCGGTTTTGTTGTTGGCGGTATGGGTCTGCTGATTGCGGTACTGGCGCTCGTCGCCGTGGTCGTGATGTTGCCGCTGAAACAGACGGACGTTGAGCTGTATACCTTGGATAACCACACAGGACGGGTGGAACACGTTACCCGGACATCGAAAACCAGCCTGACCGCAACAGAAGCCTATCAAAAGGCGATGGCCGCAAACTACGTCAAAGTGCGTGAGCGGTATGTCTATCCCTCTTTGCAGGACGACTACGAGACGGTACAGGTCTACAACGCTCCCCAGGTAAACGATGACTATCTGGCGCTTTACGCCGGAAAAAACGCCCCAGACAAGGTTTATAAGAACGGGGCGCACACCGTGAAAGTGGAGATCTTGTCCAACCAGATCACCGATGCGACAGCCCCTGATAGGGTCGCCACCATCCGCTACAAGAAGATTATCCGCCGTCTGGCTGATAACAGCACCCGCAACGAATATTGGGATGCCCGGTTCACGTTCCATTCTAACCCTGACAAGGAAATGAGCGATGCGGAACGCGAGATCAACTACTTCGGCTTTACCGTCACCAGTTGGCAGACCGACCGCGAAATCCGGGGAGGTGAATGA
- the virB10 gene encoding VirB10/TraB/TrbI family type IV secretion system protein, giving the protein MNDENKMPVPDEAQAFPAHAEDDIATLEREARAKREAELLNAQDDEEKDPVQPAVNKLKKRKRGKATAFLAIVAVTLIFLAWGGNWVYRNILWQPTEEKKQDTAPQTNKTDYRQRNDLGMSTDTAEEEPEQQDNGQSSTGGTGQVAPAAPPELNKASFLIRRDGSATTQNPVKTRQQEMTLTSATTTGQQDSSAATNTAAPPPGQSPAPLRRIPYNPDLYIPENTSIPCSLDRRFVSDRAGKLRCTVTTDIWSASGNTKLIEKGTTASLLYRAIAEEGMKHGQGRAFIIATKLRTRQPPYLDIPLVDTSAAGELGEAGVDGWIDSHFWERFGGALMVGMIPDIGAWASNSAGKKDRNTDYTENSRQAMADMARTTLENSINIPPTLYKNQGEIINLITGEDIDFSNIYTLRLKNDR; this is encoded by the coding sequence ATGAACGACGAAAACAAAATGCCTGTGCCGGATGAAGCGCAGGCATTCCCGGCACACGCTGAGGATGATATTGCCACGCTTGAGCGGGAAGCCCGCGCTAAAAGGGAGGCCGAGCTTCTCAATGCGCAGGACGACGAAGAGAAAGACCCGGTACAACCCGCCGTTAACAAGCTGAAAAAGCGCAAACGGGGCAAAGCAACCGCCTTTCTTGCCATTGTCGCGGTCACGCTTATCTTCCTGGCATGGGGTGGTAACTGGGTTTATCGCAATATCCTGTGGCAGCCTACGGAAGAAAAGAAACAGGACACAGCCCCGCAGACGAACAAAACCGATTACCGGCAGCGTAACGATCTCGGTATGTCCACCGATACAGCCGAAGAAGAGCCAGAGCAACAGGATAACGGCCAGAGCAGCACGGGGGGAACAGGGCAGGTGGCTCCGGCCGCCCCGCCAGAACTCAACAAAGCCAGCTTCCTTATTCGCCGTGATGGTTCGGCCACCACACAGAACCCGGTAAAAACCCGGCAGCAGGAAATGACGCTGACATCGGCAACGACCACCGGACAACAGGACAGCAGCGCGGCCACAAATACCGCCGCACCGCCGCCGGGACAAAGCCCCGCACCACTGCGCCGCATACCCTATAACCCTGACCTGTACATCCCGGAAAATACCTCGATCCCCTGCTCACTGGATCGCCGCTTTGTATCTGACCGGGCGGGGAAACTTCGCTGCACGGTCACTACTGACATCTGGAGCGCCAGCGGCAACACGAAGCTGATAGAGAAAGGCACCACCGCATCATTACTTTACCGCGCCATAGCGGAAGAAGGTATGAAGCACGGGCAAGGGCGGGCATTCATCATTGCGACGAAGCTACGCACCCGCCAGCCGCCTTATCTCGATATCCCGTTGGTTGATACCAGCGCGGCTGGCGAGCTGGGCGAGGCTGGCGTTGATGGCTGGATAGATTCGCACTTCTGGGAACGGTTCGGCGGCGCGTTAATGGTCGGCATGATCCCCGATATTGGCGCATGGGCATCCAACAGCGCGGGCAAAAAAGACCGCAATACGGACTATACGGAAAACAGCCGCCAGGCTATGGCAGATATGGCACGTACCACGCTAGAGAACAGCATCAATATTCCCCCAACGCTCTATAAGAATCAGGGCGAGATCATCAACCTAATCACAGGCGAGGATATTGATTTTTCCAACATCTATACACTGAGGTTGAAAAATGACCGCTAA